From Herbaspirillum sp. WKF16:
AGGCCGGATCGGCCTTCAGGTCCCAGCACGCCACCCGCGCGCCGGCGCGCGCCAGGCGCTCGCTGATGGCCGCGCCGATGCCGCCGTTGCCGCCGGTGACGACGGCCACGCAATCCTTGAAATCGTATTCGGCGTTGCGGTAGCCCATGCTCATCTCACGAACTGGTTGACGTAGTCGGCGCCCAGGCCGACCGCTTCGTAGTGCTTGCGGCACATTTCCAGCTTGGTGTAGACGTCCTCGTAGCCCTCGAACTTGCCCCAGGGATCGCAGTAGAACATCACGCCGGTGATGTGGAAGTAGGTGATCATTTCCTCGACGTCTTCCGGCACGTACAGGGTGTGCGTTTCGCCCGGCGGTTCGAACACGTAGCTGCCTTGCTCGGCGATCCACTTGTGCTCCAGGTAGCGCCACTTGCCCTTCAAGACCATGCCATGCACCGGCGCCGGATGGCGGTGGCGCGACAGCACGCCCGACTTGCGCACGCGCAGCAGGTTGGTCCAGTAGCCTTGCGACACGTTCAGGCACAGCGGGCGGAACCAGACGTTCTCGGCCTGCGGCACCCAGATGCGCTCATCCTCGGGGATCGCGGGGTTGACCACGATCTCCAGCGGGGCTTCCTTGGGATTGGGGTACTGGTACGGCATCAGCTTCGAATCGGCGGGCATGGTCGCGCTCATTGGGTTCTCCTCATGGGTTCAATTCGCAGGACTAATGTTCACTATATGGACATTTAGTCTGTAATGTGGTCACTTTGAGCGATCGCCAAACGTCTGTCAAGGCGGGATTTGCAGCCGGATCCAGCATGAAAACGAGCTGCACTTATTGACGGCCATCAAGCGCCGCCAGTTTTCATCCGGAAGACGGAGGGAGAAACGACATCCGGCACCGGTTATTAACGCGAGCCTGCGCTGCAGCCCGCCGACGAAAAGTGGCCGGGCGGCGACAAGCTTGCCGACCAATAGATTGGTAATACCAATTTATCGGAGGTCGAAGTGTAATCCAGTGCGGTGTGAAAACATCGCGCCGGAGCGATGAAAATTGCGCGTGCGCGCATTCATCCCAGCCGGCGGGAGCAAGGCGGCCGCAATGCGGCCGTGACGGGATCAGCCGTTCCAGTGCACCTGGCGGAAGGCCTCGGAGAGGAAGTCCAGCATGGCGCGCACCTTGGCCGGCAGGTGGGTGCGACTGGGATAGACCGCGTAGATGCCCAGTTCGGGCGAGCTGTAGTCGGTCAGGATGGGCACCAGCTGGCCGCTGCGCAGGTGCTGGTCGATCATGAAGGTGGGCTGGCGGGTGATGCCCACGCCGCCCAGCGCCGCCGCCACGCAGCTGTCGCCGTTGTTGACGTGCATGCGCGAATTCACCTTGACCGTGACCGGGCCCTCGGGGCCGGTAAACTGCCAGTCGTCCTTGCTGGCGTTGTAGCTGTAACTGATCGCCTGGTGCTGCGCCAGTTCATGCGGGTGCAGCGGCGTGCCGTGCTG
This genomic window contains:
- a CDS encoding 2,4'-dihydroxyacetophenone dioxygenase family protein, with the translated sequence MSATMPADSKLMPYQYPNPKEAPLEIVVNPAIPEDERIWVPQAENVWFRPLCLNVSQGYWTNLLRVRKSGVLSRHRHPAPVHGMVLKGKWRYLEHKWIAEQGSYVFEPPGETHTLYVPEDVEEMITYFHITGVMFYCDPWGKFEGYEDVYTKLEMCRKHYEAVGLGADYVNQFVR